From ANME-2 cluster archaeon:
GAAATCAAAGCAGATGTAACGGAAACTAAAGCAGAAGTTACAGAAATCAAAGCAGATGTATCGGAAACTAAAGCAGATGTAACGAAAACTAAAGCAGAAGTTACAGAGATAAAATCAGATGTATCGGAAACTAAAGCAGAAGTTACAAAAATCAGAGCAGAAGTTGCAGAAATCAAAGCAAGAGTCAAGGGAACTAAAATAGTAGACCAGGGATTTACGCAAAGAGCTGAAAACAATGTTGAGACAATATTGGCTCCGTTACCTGATATTAGTATAGAAATGGTACATGCCATCTTCTCTGCACTTCAAAGTGAAGATAAGATTAGCAACATAGGGTTGATAGATATTAACGGAAAACTCATAACCGCAATCGATCCTGGAACTATGAATTCAAATTTAATGATTAAAATCATTGATATGCTAAGTCTTGAAGAATGCCTGACCCAAAAAGGAGGGTTCAGAAATCGAGTCAGTATAGAACTATCTGATAAAGTCCTGGTTGCTATGCCTATAAGTACTGACCATATAATGGTAGTATTCACAAGACCTGATGTACAGTTTGGAATGGTATTTCATCAGCTTGACAGGACTGCTGATAAATTAGAGCAGATTTTAACATAAACTAACAACCTTATCTGACAATAAAGGTAACTCCAGCACTGAAAACCGAATACAACAATCTTACTTTTTCTTCAAGACAAAGAAGTAGTACACTGCACTACCAACAGCCAGTATAGATATTGCACCAATGATGGTTACCCACAGCAATGTTCCTTTCTCTTCTTCTTCACCCATTGTGTCTGAATGGAAACTAACAGGTTCTTTACCATTCTTTGTATGGCACTGCCAGCAATCCATATTTGCAGTAACGTTTAAATGAATCTCTGAAACCGGCTGAACTGCACCGCCCCACGCAAACCTTATTGATTCGTTTTCTTGATAGTGACAGAACATACAATCAGATGTATCTGGCATAGTATCAACGATAACATCATACTGGTATGGGTCACTTGGATTATTATACAGACCTGAAACCCTTGATATTTCAGTATCGTTCACATGGCTGAAATAACCACCAGCATTGCCGGAAAAGGTTTCACCTACACCATGACAGGTACCCTCACCAGTATTGACATTATAATCAAAACAGGTGGAAATGGACGTACCATTGACCGCTCCTGACTGGTCTTTGACATTCATTATACCTGAACCGTTATAATGGGCATATATCTTTGGAATAAGACTTTCAATGTCGGTTCTCAAATCCCAACCTGATGAGCCTTCTGAAGGTCCGATGCCACCCGGTACGTGACAATCCTCGCATTTCCTGAACATCTCAGGGGCATCCCTTGCACTTATCATTGAGTGGATGCTGACATGGCATGCCGGACAACTCTCGTCCACAGGAATGTCGCCTGAAATCTGATTATTATTCTCCCAGTCAAATGCTCCATGCACGTATGGTATTATGTTGGATATGTTTTCATCAACATGCTCAACACCAGATACTTCGTAATTAATGTGGCAATTGATACAAAATGTGTTGTTCTGCTGCCCGTGACGCACATCTTCATGACAAGAAAGACAATCCGGGACTTCCTGAGCAGAGGATACCCCCGAAAAAAAAAGGATGATCGCAAACGTAGCTATAATCAGTAACATATTAACAGTATTCAATTTCATTCTTGTCAGCCTCAGAATATCTTTATTCCATAAAATAATACGTATCATCTATGCATTAATATTAATTAATTGTTCCTTTTCTTAAAGAATAATAGAAGGACTATACAGATCATACTGAGAGCTAATAGACCGGCACCTAATCGGAAATTAGTTAATGAATCAAAATCCGAGAATATATTACCTCCCACACTGTCATCAGTATCCTTTGTTGATAAAGCCTCATTTCCTGATATGTCCTCCCCATCCTGGGTCTGTATTTCTTCATTCAATTTCCGCCCCGATACTGCAAATGAAGGAAAACCCTTCACATGGGTCCTGTAATATACATACGTATCATCTTTATGATCCAGCTCTGTTGGCTGTTCAATCCAGGCCCCGTCCGTGTACCTGTAGAGGGCAACCTTCGATTCATCAATTTCGTTGGACTCTATCCAGTCATTTTTAACCTTGAAAGAAACCGTTGTATCCCTTATATTCTGCTCTGTTGCATAGCCATAGAGCCCCACAAAGATGTTTACATTCTTATATATTGAATAGGGAGCCGGAACTGGTACTAATTTAGATTTATCGTGCAGCACCTCAACCACTGAAGTGATCTTGCCTGCACTTCTAAGCGCAGTATACTCAATGCTCAGGATAGGGTCTGCCACTTTGAAATCATAGGTGATCTTCTTATCGTTCAGTACAAAGGAGGTCACATATTCATTGACCTCGATATTAGTATACTCCTCACCGGTAAATCCTCCGCCTCCACCCCCACCTCCAACCATAGCGGTCTCATCCATGATCATTAGGGTAATCTGATCGGTCCATGTCAGGTTATCATTATCCATCACATTGAAAAATATCAAATGAGTTCCAGGTGACAGGTCTGACCTGTTAAAATCGGATTTATTTCCTAGGTATCCATCTCTACTGGAATACCATTCATACGTCTCCACAATACCATCGGGATCACTGGACGAACTTTTAAAAAATACTATTTCATCTACTTTATATTCCGAGTTCGTGATTGGTTTTATGATCTGGCATATCGGTGGTTTTGGTTCCCTGATAGATATGCCGACCTGTGAAGATGTATTGAATCCATCGTTATCTGTGGCAGTGAAGGTTATTATATGGTTCCCGATACTAAGGTCCTGCGAGCTGAATGTATATTGATTGCTGAGCAGCCCATCACGGTCAGATTCCCACCTGACCCCAACTACAGAACCGTCCTGATCGGTGGCAGTGCCACTGAATGAAATATTTGTCCATTGCAACGGTGTAATCCCGGTTACGGGTTTTGTTATGGAAGTTATGGGTTTAAGGCCGATCTTTATAGTTATCATTGAAGTGCTTGAAAGACCGTCCCTGTCATAAACGGTATATGATATGTTGTGATACCCTAAGTTTAGACTACTTGAATCAACATTGAGTAGGTCGCCGGAACCAAGACCACCTTTGACATCTGAACTCCACAAACCCAACATTATTGCACCGTCCGGGTCACTTCCACTTCCGGTAAAAGAAATTATTTCACCCTGAACAAAAACAGAATTCGGTGCAGGAGTTGTCAATGATACAGTGGGATATACTGGAATGAATTCTATATTCCATGCCTGGATATATCCTGCCCCTGTACCAACGACCAGTTCCAGCGATCCGTCATTATCAAAATCATAGACTGAAGGAGTTCCAAGTACATTTCCGCCTGATGATTCCTGCATAAAGGATGTACCGTCACCATAGAATCCGAGGAGAGTACCACTTTTTAAAGCAACAAATACTTCACTGATACTATCGCCGGTAATGTCTTTCAGGAGGGGCTTTGAATATACTTCATTTTCCCCGAAAAGATGTGTCCACTTTAGCGTACCATCATGTTCAAAGGCAAATACTGAATAAACACAACCTACTACAATTTCATTTTTAGCATCAGTATCAATATTGCCGATTGCAGGAGATGAATAGGCATTGTAATAGGTTTGCGCATTCCAAAGAAGTGAACCGTCTCCATTATAGGCTATCAACTTCCCACTATATAAGTTGCCAATCACGGATGCTGAAACTACGACTTCATCGGTTCCATCATTGTCAAGGTCACCAACTGCAGGTGAATTATACAAAAATGTCACACCAAACGAAGATATTGACTGTGGCCAGCCTGAAACATTTGAACCATCGATATTAAAAGCATATACTTTATTATCCAGTGCAGTGACCACTATTTCAAATTCTCCGTCGCCATCAATATCACCGAATGCAGGTTGTGAGTGTACTCCGCCTCCAACAGCCACGGGCCAGTTCGTGAAAATCGTCCCGTCACCGTTAACGAGATATACCAGATTTGCATCGCTTCCAATCGCAATTTCTGAATAACCATCATTGTCCACATCAGCCAGAGAGGGTGTGGAATATATATTACCTGCAAGCGTTAACGGGAAGCCAGCTACCGATGTCCTGTCACTATTCCATGCGTAAAGCTTTTTTGATGTCTTATCACCAATAACAATTTCAAGTTTATTATCACCTGCCAGATTTCCTGCATTGGGGTCTGGCATTTTCGTTATTGTATGAAGAGCTCCTGCTAATGATGAAATGGATTGTAGGTTACTTGTCGATACATCATACAAAAAGAGATTACTGTAGGTTTCTACAACTATTTCGCCTGTACCGTCTTTGTCAATATCATTAACATAAACTGCGCCTGGTATTTCTGCACCTACCGAAACTGGAAATGAGTTACCGTGGGGTGTAATATTAAAGGTAGCAGATACAGGGTGCACTATCCATAATAAAAATAAAAATAGAATGATGATTTTCATCACCATCATAATGGATTTTTTACCAAA
This genomic window contains:
- a CDS encoding PGF-pre-PGF domain-containing protein, with the translated sequence MKIIILFLFLLWIVHPVSATFNITPHGNSFPVSVGAEIPGAVYVNDIDKDGTGEIVVETYSNLFLYDVSTSNLQSISSLAGALHTITKMPDPNAGNLAGDNKLEIVIGDKTSKKLYAWNSDRTSVAGFPLTLAGNIYSTPSLADVDNDGYSEIAIGSDANLVYLVNGDGTIFTNWPVAVGGGVHSQPAFGDIDGDGEFEIVVTALDNKVYAFNIDGSNVSGWPQSISSFGVTFLYNSPAVGDLDNDGTDEVVVSASVIGNLYSGKLIAYNGDGSLLWNAQTYYNAYSSPAIGNIDTDAKNEIVVGCVYSVFAFEHDGTLKWTHLFGENEVYSKPLLKDITGDSISEVFVALKSGTLLGFYGDGTSFMQESSGGNVLGTPSVYDFDNDGSLELVVGTGAGYIQAWNIEFIPVYPTVSLTTPAPNSVFVQGEIISFTGSGSDPDGAIMLGLWSSDVKGGLGSGDLLNVDSSSLNLGYHNISYTVYDRDGLSSTSMITIKIGLKPITSITKPVTGITPLQWTNISFSGTATDQDGSVVGVRWESDRDGLLSNQYTFSSQDLSIGNHIITFTATDNDGFNTSSQVGISIREPKPPICQIIKPITNSEYKVDEIVFFKSSSSDPDGIVETYEWYSSRDGYLGNKSDFNRSDLSPGTHLIFFNVMDNDNLTWTDQITLMIMDETAMVGGGGGGGGFTGEEYTNIEVNEYVTSFVLNDKKITYDFKVADPILSIEYTALRSAGKITSVVEVLHDKSKLVPVPAPYSIYKNVNIFVGLYGYATEQNIRDTTVSFKVKNDWIESNEIDESKVALYRYTDGAWIEQPTELDHKDDTYVYYRTHVKGFPSFAVSGRKLNEEIQTQDGEDISGNEALSTKDTDDSVGGNIFSDFDSLTNFRLGAGLLALSMICIVLLLFFKKRNN